The Agromyces hippuratus genome has a window encoding:
- a CDS encoding mechanosensitive ion channel family protein — MFGFEAPPEDNPVSSDFWAQIATYWAENWDVVLGKIISIVFIIVFAFLIRWVLHFVIERVVKQIVTGVKKKQDVTDTQALQASPLAAVRLVQRTRTLGTVLTNIVNVTLFIIVVLLVVNTINDAILGSFALLTAALGAGLGFGAQNIVKDGLNGLFMVVEDQLGVGDVVDLGPATGIVEEVRIRVTKIRDVNGTLWFVRNGEILRVGNMSQGWARVIVDLAVPYDVDVDEVEATLLRTATEMAQSTKWRSRVLEKPEVWGLESITAEALVIRVVMKVRSSAKDDVARELRMRLKRALDEMGVKLPSLNSVVLAGFEGATRVKGAKPPKTTPNAVVAAGDTGAAAARAAVKKPRAPRAPKPPAPPAGGAS, encoded by the coding sequence ATGTTCGGTTTCGAAGCGCCCCCTGAGGACAACCCCGTGAGCTCAGACTTCTGGGCGCAGATCGCGACGTACTGGGCCGAGAACTGGGACGTCGTGCTCGGCAAGATCATCTCGATCGTCTTCATCATCGTCTTCGCGTTCCTGATCCGCTGGGTGCTGCACTTCGTCATCGAGCGCGTCGTCAAGCAGATCGTCACCGGCGTCAAGAAGAAGCAGGACGTCACCGACACCCAAGCCCTCCAGGCGTCGCCGCTGGCCGCCGTGCGGCTCGTGCAGCGCACGCGCACGCTCGGCACGGTGCTCACGAACATCGTCAACGTCACGCTCTTCATCATCGTCGTGCTGCTCGTCGTCAACACGATCAACGATGCGATCCTCGGTTCGTTCGCCCTGCTGACGGCAGCTCTCGGCGCTGGCCTCGGTTTCGGTGCCCAGAACATCGTGAAAGACGGACTGAACGGTCTCTTCATGGTCGTCGAGGACCAGCTCGGCGTCGGCGACGTCGTCGACCTCGGCCCGGCCACCGGCATCGTCGAAGAGGTGCGCATCCGCGTCACGAAGATCCGCGACGTCAACGGCACCCTCTGGTTCGTGCGCAACGGCGAGATCCTCCGCGTCGGCAACATGTCGCAGGGCTGGGCGCGGGTGATCGTCGACCTCGCCGTGCCGTACGACGTCGACGTCGACGAGGTCGAGGCGACGCTGCTGCGCACCGCGACCGAGATGGCGCAGTCCACCAAGTGGCGCTCGCGCGTGCTCGAGAAGCCCGAGGTCTGGGGCCTGGAGTCGATCACGGCAGAGGCGCTCGTCATCCGCGTGGTCATGAAGGTGCGCTCCTCGGCGAAGGACGACGTGGCACGCGAGCTGCGCATGCGGCTCAAGCGCGCGCTCGACGAGATGGGCGTGAAGCTGCCGAGTCTCAACAGCGTCGTGCTGGCCGGGTTCGAGGGCGCCACCCGGGTCAAGGGCGCGAAGCCGCCCAAGACCACGCCGAACGCCGTCGTC